From Woronichinia naegeliana WA131, the proteins below share one genomic window:
- a CDS encoding DUF2442 domain-containing protein: MTSSTIELLTIPIIQKVTITDDTLSVDLSDGRTIFVPLAWYPRLLNGSILERNDYRLIADGSGIHWHQLDEDISLKNLILGQPSGESQTSFQRWLKSRS, translated from the coding sequence ATGACTTCTTCAACGATTGAATTACTAACCATACCCATCATTCAGAAAGTAACCATAACTGACGATACTCTTTCTGTAGATTTATCCGATGGACGAACCATTTTCGTCCCACTGGCTTGGTATCCACGTCTGTTGAATGGTTCCATTTTAGAGCGTAATGATTATCGTTTAATTGCTGATGGTAGCGGTATTCATTGGCATCAGCTTGATGAAGATATTAGTCTTAAAAATTTAATTCTAGGACAGCCATCGGGAGAAAGTCAAACCTCATTTCAGCGTTGGTTAAAGAGTCGAAGTTAG
- a CDS encoding AAA-like domain-containing protein — protein MLNTNPTWLYKVGGSLAFNHPTYVARQADHELLAALQTGKFCYVFNCRQMGKSSLRVRAMHQLQAEGKDCASIDITSLGSDIDQQQWYNGIITQLFLSFNFVGKVNLKVWLRERSHLSPVQKLSQFIEEIVLSQAKGEQVFIFIDEIDKVLSLKFSLDDFFSLIRFCYNQRAENAAYNRLSFALFGVATPSDLIRDKTQTPFNIGQAIALTGFTETEVEPLALGLAHLAKNSQKLLNVILHWTGGQPFLTQKVCALLCEKGEIIVEGKEVITVEALIDQQLIHHWESQDEPVHLKTIRDRLLRNEQKTGRLLGLYQQILEKGFIQADDSQEQSELRLSGIVVKNDGQLVAYNRIYQAVFSLDWVHRELAKIRPYSEAILAWQASHYEDQSRLLRGQALKDALRWSANKNLSNLDYKFLNASQNLEQAEAEQTNLILQKANQKAQRMIQFGVGILTLSLLGSVIAIFQANLASQKQQQAQIGTELQRIGESAERQFNFEQINGLLSVMQTGQDLKKLVTSNEVLSHYPATSPLLSLQKILDHIQEHNILQGHQESVSSVAFSPNNQTLASASGDKIVRLWHLNGKLQKSLLGHQGAVYRVSFSPDGQTLATASQDETVKLWNLAGQELKTLRGHQGSVYAVTFSPDGRYLASSSRDKTARLWNREGQTLAVLKNHGRSVDDVKFSPDSQHLVTVSRDGFIRLWDLQGHLLKRFGLPNIAFFSVNFSPDGQMLAVAGDDGNSYLWNLEGQLLATFKGNQESVLSVIFSPDGQRLISSGSDGTTKIWSRSGLELATLRGHQEAVFSVAITGNGKTLATASEDGTVKLWDLTPKATVGSRLATARLTGFAFNPVQSEIAITTIEEPPKIFNLQGQLQRTFPAQVQDFSSLGLAQLNFSADGQYLMGNAGGGNIQIWDRQGKLISHFQAAMGRIYDLQMNADNTVIAIANRQGEIWLWEWQNHQQQPRLLRTIKADSDRLRSVSFNPQASQLASASDTGIVKIWNLQGQLETHFQAATDLIYQVQFSPTGKYLLTASRDGTAKLWTGQGTRLQTLKTDPLPIQKISFSPQEQWIAIASSDGTIRLWDLAGNLRGEFKGKETAIVLLGFTSDSRSIVTLNQEGTLREWPVEKELNRLERLLKTGCQWLGDYLQSHPQEQEKLPICQQLKI, from the coding sequence ATGCTAAATACCAACCCTACCTGGCTTTATAAAGTTGGCGGTAGTTTGGCTTTTAATCATCCCACCTATGTGGCCCGCCAGGCTGATCATGAACTTTTGGCCGCATTACAGACGGGTAAATTTTGTTATGTCTTTAACTGTCGACAGATGGGGAAATCTAGTTTGCGGGTTCGGGCGATGCACCAACTTCAAGCCGAGGGCAAAGACTGTGCTTCCATTGATATTACTAGTTTGGGTAGCGATATCGATCAACAACAGTGGTATAACGGCATTATTACCCAATTATTCTTAAGTTTTAATTTTGTCGGTAAAGTTAATCTAAAAGTCTGGCTAAGAGAGCGATCGCATTTATCGCCAGTGCAGAAATTAAGCCAATTTATTGAAGAGATTGTCTTAAGCCAGGCGAAGGGAGAACAGGTTTTTATTTTTATTGATGAAATTGATAAGGTTCTCAGTTTAAAATTTTCTTTGGATGACTTTTTTTCTCTGATTCGTTTTTGTTACAATCAACGGGCTGAAAATGCGGCCTATAATCGCCTGAGTTTTGCCTTATTTGGTGTAGCCACTCCTTCGGATTTAATTCGAGATAAGACCCAAACACCTTTTAATATTGGTCAAGCGATCGCCTTAACCGGATTTACAGAAACTGAGGTAGAACCGTTAGCTTTGGGATTAGCCCATCTGGCCAAAAATTCCCAAAAATTATTAAACGTTATTTTACATTGGACAGGCGGCCAACCCTTTCTAACCCAAAAAGTCTGCGCCTTGCTCTGTGAAAAAGGGGAAATCATTGTCGAAGGGAAAGAAGTCATTACCGTAGAAGCTTTGATTGATCAACAACTGATCCACCATTGGGAATCCCAAGACGAACCTGTTCACCTCAAAACCATTCGCGATCGCCTGCTTCGCAATGAACAAAAAACGGGCCGATTATTAGGACTTTATCAACAGATCTTAGAAAAAGGCTTTATTCAAGCAGACGATAGCCAAGAACAAAGTGAGTTAAGACTATCAGGCATTGTGGTTAAAAATGATGGCCAACTAGTCGCTTACAATCGCATCTATCAGGCGGTTTTTAGTTTGGATTGGGTACACCGAGAATTAGCTAAAATTCGTCCCTATTCCGAAGCCATTCTCGCTTGGCAAGCGAGTCACTATGAAGATCAATCTCGTTTATTGCGTGGTCAAGCTCTTAAAGATGCTCTACGCTGGTCTGCCAATAAAAATCTCAGTAATCTAGACTATAAATTTCTCAATGCCAGTCAAAATTTAGAACAAGCAGAAGCCGAACAAACCAATCTAATTCTGCAAAAAGCCAATCAAAAAGCCCAACGCATGATCCAGTTTGGCGTAGGCATTTTAACCCTTTCTCTGCTCGGTTCCGTCATTGCCATTTTTCAAGCTAACCTTGCTTCTCAAAAACAACAGCAAGCTCAAATTGGCACCGAATTACAACGTATTGGAGAAAGTGCAGAACGTCAATTTAACTTTGAACAAATTAATGGTTTATTATCGGTAATGCAAACCGGTCAAGATTTAAAAAAATTAGTAACTTCTAATGAAGTTTTGTCCCATTATCCCGCCACCAGTCCTCTACTTTCTCTCCAAAAAATTCTAGATCACATTCAGGAACATAATATTCTCCAAGGTCATCAAGAATCCGTCAGTAGTGTGGCCTTTAGTCCCAATAATCAAACCCTTGCCTCTGCTTCTGGTGATAAAATCGTCCGTCTCTGGCATCTCAACGGAAAACTACAAAAGTCATTACTTGGCCATCAAGGCGCAGTCTATCGCGTTAGTTTTAGCCCCGATGGTCAAACCCTGGCCACTGCCTCCCAGGATGAAACCGTCAAACTTTGGAATTTAGCAGGACAAGAACTGAAAACCCTACGGGGCCATCAAGGTTCGGTTTATGCTGTTACGTTTAGTCCCGATGGTCGTTATCTAGCCTCTTCCTCTAGAGATAAAACGGCTCGTCTTTGGAATCGAGAGGGTCAAACCTTAGCCGTGTTAAAAAATCATGGGCGTTCCGTTGATGATGTTAAATTTAGTCCCGATAGCCAACATCTTGTCACGGTTTCACGGGATGGTTTTATTCGCCTTTGGGATTTACAAGGTCATTTACTTAAACGCTTTGGATTACCGAATATCGCTTTTTTTAGTGTTAATTTTAGTCCCGATGGTCAAATGTTAGCCGTCGCTGGTGATGATGGTAATAGCTATCTTTGGAATTTAGAAGGTCAGTTATTAGCTACTTTTAAAGGCAATCAAGAGTCAGTCTTAAGTGTTATTTTTAGTCCTGATGGCCAAAGATTAATTTCCTCTGGTAGCGATGGTACTACTAAAATCTGGAGTCGTTCTGGCTTGGAATTAGCAACTCTACGAGGGCATCAGGAAGCGGTTTTTAGTGTGGCAATCACAGGCAATGGGAAAACCCTAGCCACGGCTTCTGAGGATGGAACGGTCAAACTTTGGGATCTAACACCAAAAGCCACGGTAGGCTCTAGATTAGCAACAGCTAGGTTAACGGGTTTTGCCTTTAATCCGGTTCAATCGGAAATTGCCATTACCACCATAGAAGAACCACCAAAAATATTTAATTTGCAAGGACAACTCCAGCGTACTTTTCCCGCCCAAGTGCAGGATTTTTCCAGTCTGGGTTTAGCTCAACTCAATTTTAGTGCGGATGGTCAATATTTAATGGGTAATGCTGGGGGAGGCAATATTCAAATTTGGGATCGTCAGGGTAAATTAATCAGTCATTTTCAGGCTGCAATGGGCAGAATTTATGATCTGCAAATGAATGCTGATAATACCGTGATTGCTATTGCTAATCGTCAGGGAGAGATTTGGTTATGGGAGTGGCAAAATCACCAACAACAACCTCGATTGCTACGCACGATTAAGGCCGATAGCGATCGCCTACGGAGTGTAAGTTTTAATCCCCAGGCTTCTCAGTTAGCGAGTGCTTCTGATACAGGAATAGTGAAGATCTGGAATTTACAGGGACAGCTAGAAACCCATTTTCAGGCAGCAACGGATCTGATTTATCAAGTGCAATTTAGTCCCACCGGCAAATATTTATTAACAGCTTCTAGGGATGGAACAGCCAAACTCTGGACAGGGCAAGGAACTCGCTTGCAAACGCTCAAGACTGATCCCCTACCAATTCAAAAAATTAGTTTTAGTCCCCAAGAACAATGGATCGCGATCGCTTCGAGTGATGGAACTATCCGACTGTGGGATTTGGCGGGTAATTTGCGAGGAGAATTTAAAGGAAAGGAAACTGCTATTGTGCTTCTCGGTTTTACGTCCGATAGCCGCAGCATTGTCACCCTTAATCAAGAGGGTACTCTGCGAGAATGGCCAGTGGAAAAAGAATTAAATCGTCTGGAGAGACTATTAAAAACAGGCTGTCAATGGTTAGGGGATTATTTACAAAGCCATCCCCAGGAACAAGAAAAGTTACCTATTTGCCAACAGTTAAAAATTTAA
- a CDS encoding transcription termination factor rho family protein, which translates to MKQKIGALLPLYRDEIEPLFPIETHQFLIAEAAKAINQAGDRNWIPVIVRQTEEDKYQAIANIFVLAAAQEAGLDKIWCIIADDSEQTEKASQLLSQEIAPKVNLATASREEIKLALDYLINRSIRPLSSVTLATALDKIDKAPRQYWKEELKEVKTLGCGITTPAKLNIFKEVFYSTPEAPSPPPPQINLATATRDEIRVRLEYLINRPINPLKNVDLEDALDKLDNPYRQYWKEELKEITFLDFGITAAKLKILKEIFYTTPQPLPEIINDRVILNTLTVKELQKVAEKRGKLEFKKLKKPELIEILAMPN; encoded by the coding sequence ATGAAACAGAAAATTGGTGCATTATTGCCTCTCTATCGTGATGAAATTGAACCTCTATTTCCCATTGAGACTCATCAATTTTTAATTGCAGAAGCAGCAAAAGCGATAAATCAAGCAGGAGATCGTAATTGGATTCCCGTGATTGTTAGACAAACGGAGGAAGACAAGTATCAGGCGATCGCTAACATTTTTGTTTTAGCCGCAGCCCAAGAAGCAGGTCTTGATAAAATTTGGTGCATTATTGCCGACGATTCTGAGCAAACGGAAAAAGCTTCACAGTTATTGTCTCAAGAAATTGCACCCAAGGTTAATTTAGCTACGGCAAGCAGAGAAGAAATTAAACTTGCTTTAGACTATCTCATTAATCGTTCTATTCGACCTCTGAGCAGTGTAACTTTAGCAACGGCTTTAGATAAAATTGATAAAGCTCCACGTCAATACTGGAAAGAAGAATTAAAAGAAGTAAAAACCCTTGGCTGTGGTATCACAACACCCGCAAAATTAAACATTTTTAAAGAAGTATTCTATTCCACTCCTGAAGCACCGTCACCGCCACCACCACAGATTAATTTGGCAACTGCAACTAGGGACGAAATTCGTGTAAGATTAGAGTATCTTATTAATCGTCCTATAAATCCATTGAAAAATGTTGATTTAGAAGATGCTCTTGATAAATTGGATAATCCTTACCGTCAATACTGGAAAGAAGAACTAAAAGAAATTACGTTTCTTGATTTTGGTATTACAGCAGCTAAGTTGAAAATTCTTAAAGAGATTTTTTATACAACACCTCAACCTTTGCCAGAAATTATTAACGATAGAGTTATTCTGAATACTCTGACAGTTAAAGAACTCCAAAAAGTAGCAGAAAAGCGAGGTAAATTAGAATTTAAAAAACTTAAAAAGCCTGAATTAATTGAAATACTGGCAATGCCTAATTAG
- a CDS encoding DUF433 domain-containing protein yields MKWQERIVSDPSICHGKVCIKGTRIMVSVILDNLAAGVTNAEILKSYPSLSELDLKAAISYAAELARERIISAS; encoded by the coding sequence ATGAAATGGCAAGAAAGAATTGTAAGTGATCCTTCCATCTGTCATGGTAAAGTTTGCATTAAAGGAACTCGCATTATGGTGTCTGTTATTCTAGATAACTTAGCTGCTGGGGTCACTAACGCAGAAATATTAAAAAGCTATCCATCTCTGAGTGAACTTGATCTAAAAGCAGCGATTTCCTACGCCGCAGAACTGGCTCGTGAAAGAATCATATCTGCTTCATAG
- a CDS encoding aminotransferase class V-fold PLP-dependent enzyme, with protein sequence MKRPIYLDYQATTPMDERVFAAMKPFFLDHFGNPSSPHLYGWEALAAINQAREKIAASIHASPDEIIFTSGATEANNLAIKGAAEAYFSQGRHLITVQTEHRAVLDPCRYLESLGFEVTYLTVQADGLLDLGQLEAAIRPDTILVSVMAANNEIGVLQPLAEIGAICHRQQVLFHSDAAQAIAKIPLNVETMQIDLMSLTAHKIYGPKGIGALYRRKRNPKVQLAAQIQGGGQEDGLRSGTLPTPLIIGLAEAISLGLAELLTENSRQQVLRDRLWQGLQSLDGVILNGHPNQRLAGNLNISIEGVKGTSLLLALQPHIALASGSACSSQNNLPSPVLKALGRSDALAQDSLRLGLGRFTTAPEIDQAIAIILETVKSLRSGKSYKLF encoded by the coding sequence ATGAAGCGTCCTATTTACCTCGACTATCAGGCTACTACCCCGATGGATGAAAGGGTGTTTGCGGCCATGAAACCCTTTTTTTTAGATCATTTTGGTAATCCTTCTAGTCCTCATCTCTATGGTTGGGAAGCCCTGGCGGCCATTAATCAAGCTAGAGAAAAAATTGCCGCCTCAATTCACGCTAGTCCTGATGAAATTATCTTTACCAGTGGAGCTACGGAGGCCAATAATTTGGCAATCAAAGGGGCGGCAGAAGCCTATTTTAGTCAGGGCAGACATTTAATTACGGTGCAAACGGAGCATCGGGCTGTTCTCGATCCCTGTCGTTATTTGGAGTCCCTGGGTTTTGAAGTGACCTATCTGACCGTTCAGGCTGACGGATTACTAGATCTCGGGCAATTAGAGGCCGCTATTCGTCCAGACACGATTTTAGTCTCAGTGATGGCCGCCAATAATGAGATCGGGGTATTACAACCGTTGGCGGAGATTGGAGCTATTTGTCATCGTCAGCAGGTACTTTTTCACAGTGATGCAGCCCAGGCGATCGCCAAAATCCCCCTAAATGTAGAAACCATGCAAATTGATCTGATGTCCTTAACTGCCCATAAAATCTATGGCCCCAAGGGCATTGGCGCACTCTATCGACGTAAGAGAAATCCGAAAGTGCAATTGGCGGCTCAGATTCAGGGAGGAGGTCAGGAAGATGGTCTGCGATCGGGAACCTTACCCACTCCTTTAATTATCGGTTTGGCAGAAGCAATCAGCCTAGGTTTAGCCGAATTACTAACGGAAAATTCACGTCAACAAGTATTACGCGATCGCCTTTGGCAGGGATTACAAAGCTTAGATGGTGTTATCTTAAATGGCCATCCCAATCAACGTTTAGCCGGTAATCTTAATATTAGTATTGAAGGTGTAAAAGGGACGAGTTTACTGTTAGCTCTTCAACCCCATATCGCGCTTGCTTCCGGTTCTGCTTGTTCTTCTCAAAACAATTTACCTTCCCCCGTTTTAAAGGCTTTAGGTCGTTCCGATGCCTTGGCTCAAGATTCTCTACGGTTAGGGTTAGGACGATTTACCACTGCGCCAGAGATTGATCAGGCGATCGCCATTATTTTAGAAACAGTTAAATCCTTACGTTCGGGTAAATCTTATAAGTTATTCTGA
- a CDS encoding ParA family protein translates to MTNSSLQQAWLNLTSSADESEIAGHLVIPEILRILGFIYNQGEVVEEYKTGLGGQKVDIAAKKNTSNCKLLHTLTDASLIIELKNRTRNLNFGSQDYKSAVRQLKGYLHPQATHCSEVKWAILTNANHIQLFRRHGRVFYPFTTNITLTAGNIDDKINLIKKYIYNDYKALSVSLYNNKGGVGKTTTAINLAGILSLPKPEGFDKKVLLVDFDPNQKDLTDLLNLQPGKIKFSDYLNQHKNKQISIKNIISTYQLKLKSGKLHGFFDVIPADDGFLGTSYVFQQGILKTILNSLLNDYDYIIIDAPPGDNYFTREAIIASDVILMPSKHNGLASFKNAAMAMKQIFPLLGGERRAFYPELADPIPLPIFFNGEQITPAAKEQAQKAISQIIKEAKQQDQVDLLNFFFPKYTAAHKDLSIFEIPNNAYIASSAFIQRPAVFRSKVALGYYRQLVEEYFL, encoded by the coding sequence ATGACTAACTCCTCCTTACAACAGGCTTGGTTAAATTTAACATCTTCTGCTGATGAATCCGAAATTGCTGGGCATTTAGTGATCCCAGAAATTCTACGAATTTTAGGTTTTATTTATAACCAAGGTGAAGTTGTAGAAGAATATAAAACTGGTTTAGGTGGTCAAAAAGTTGACATAGCCGCGAAAAAAAATACATCTAACTGTAAATTATTGCATACACTTACGGATGCCTCTCTTATAATTGAGTTAAAAAATAGAACTAGAAACTTGAATTTTGGAAGTCAGGACTATAAATCAGCCGTTAGACAACTTAAAGGTTATCTTCATCCACAAGCGACACATTGTAGCGAAGTAAAATGGGCAATTTTAACTAATGCTAATCATATACAACTTTTTCGTCGTCATGGGCGAGTTTTCTATCCATTTACAACTAATATTACATTAACCGCAGGGAATATTGATGACAAGATTAATCTGATTAAAAAATATATTTATAATGATTATAAGGCTCTATCTGTTTCACTCTATAACAATAAGGGAGGAGTTGGCAAAACAACAACTGCTATTAATTTAGCGGGTATATTATCATTACCCAAACCAGAAGGATTTGACAAAAAAGTACTTTTAGTTGATTTTGACCCAAACCAAAAAGATTTAACGGATTTACTTAATCTTCAACCAGGTAAAATAAAATTTTCTGATTATCTTAATCAACATAAGAACAAACAAATATCAATTAAAAATATCATTTCAACTTATCAATTAAAACTAAAAAGTGGTAAATTACATGGTTTTTTCGATGTTATTCCTGCCGATGATGGTTTCCTTGGCACCTCTTATGTCTTTCAACAGGGAATATTAAAAACGATTCTTAACTCATTGTTAAATGACTATGATTATATTATTATTGATGCTCCACCAGGTGATAATTATTTTACAAGAGAAGCGATTATCGCCTCTGATGTTATTTTAATGCCGTCTAAACACAATGGACTTGCCTCCTTTAAGAATGCAGCAATGGCAATGAAACAAATATTTCCTCTATTAGGTGGTGAGCGTCGAGCTTTCTACCCAGAATTAGCTGATCCAATACCCTTACCGATTTTTTTTAATGGAGAACAAATAACTCCTGCTGCGAAGGAACAAGCTCAAAAGGCTATCAGTCAGATTATAAAAGAGGCAAAACAGCAGGATCAAGTTGATTTACTTAATTTTTTCTTTCCAAAATACACTGCTGCCCATAAAGATTTAAGCATATTTGAGATACCCAATAATGCTTATATTGCATCATCAGCATTTATTCAACGACCAGCCGTATTTCGTAGCAAGGTCGCTCTAGGATATTATCGACAATTAGTTGAGGAGTATTTTCTCTAA
- a CDS encoding IS1634 family transposase: MGLVEIIDEEVGTHPQEKLSVGTIVKAMILNCLGCINAPLYLFSEFFKGKALEHLLGEGIKAEDLNDDKLGRSLDKVFGVGVKNRFTKIVLKAAAIFGIEQKSKHLDSTSMSVQGKYKERIEDEEDEQTKAIKIKFGYSRDKRPDLKQFMLNMICSGDGGVPLFMQLGGGNESDKKVFPQIIKDCQETLNMEGLSVIDGAFYTAENVGMARSIQWLSRVPLKEATETLANISEDQWQQGEQDGYRWQVRASEYGGEPG, translated from the coding sequence ATGGGTTTAGTAGAAATTATCGATGAGGAAGTGGGAACTCATCCTCAAGAAAAGCTCAGTGTAGGTACAATAGTAAAAGCAATGATATTAAACTGCTTAGGATGTATTAATGCTCCGTTATATTTGTTTAGTGAGTTTTTTAAAGGAAAAGCATTAGAACACCTATTAGGAGAAGGAATAAAAGCAGAAGATTTAAATGATGACAAGCTAGGAAGGTCATTGGATAAGGTATTTGGAGTGGGGGTAAAAAACCGGTTCACGAAAATAGTCCTAAAAGCGGCAGCAATCTTTGGAATAGAACAAAAGTCAAAGCATTTAGACTCAACCTCAATGTCTGTACAAGGGAAGTATAAGGAAAGGATAGAAGATGAGGAAGACGAGCAGACAAAAGCCATAAAAATAAAATTTGGTTATTCCAGAGATAAACGACCAGACCTAAAACAGTTTATGTTAAATATGATATGTAGTGGAGATGGTGGTGTCCCTCTCTTTATGCAATTAGGAGGTGGCAATGAATCGGATAAAAAGGTGTTTCCCCAGATAATCAAAGACTGTCAAGAAACGTTGAATATGGAAGGTTTATCGGTAATTGATGGAGCTTTTTATACGGCGGAAAATGTGGGCATGGCGAGGTCAATTCAATGGTTAAGTCGTGTCCCTCTGAAAGAAGCCACTGAGACTTTGGCAAATATATCAGAAGACCAATGGCAGCAGGGTGAACAGGACGGTTATCGTTGGCAAGTGAGGGCTTCGGAATATGGGGGTGAACCAGGGTAA
- a CDS encoding DUF2301 domain-containing membrane protein, whose protein sequence is MDSCSPIYQGQFGEFTITDSDRREVILYRTGLAIAALSFVSGVTLFLTNTLSSFLWPILNLLFLLFSLGLSLSLWKIHIYLKPLHQTLQLFLVIGSLSALFLVIYLQQPLAQLVYFYPLSLLGIGFSFAALTGIFFKEAFCFNRLETKLLTPLVPLLLLGHLFSILPVSLEKILLALWAGLFLIFVARKVVQPIPPDIGDKSVFTYLEQQRSISST, encoded by the coding sequence ATGGACAGTTGCTCACCGATCTATCAAGGCCAATTTGGTGAATTTACCATTACTGACAGCGATCGCCGCGAAGTGATTCTCTACCGCACAGGATTAGCGATCGCCGCATTGAGTTTTGTATCCGGTGTCACTTTATTCTTAACAAATACCCTTTCTAGCTTTTTATGGCCTATCTTAAACCTGCTCTTTTTACTATTTAGCTTGGGATTGAGTCTAAGCCTGTGGAAAATTCATATTTATCTGAAACCACTACACCAAACCTTGCAACTATTTTTAGTAATCGGTAGCCTATCTGCCTTATTTTTAGTGATTTATCTTCAGCAACCCCTCGCCCAATTAGTTTATTTTTATCCTCTTTCCTTGCTGGGCATTGGCTTTAGTTTTGCGGCTCTAACAGGAATTTTTTTCAAAGAGGCTTTTTGTTTTAATCGGTTAGAGACAAAACTGTTAACCCCCCTAGTACCTTTATTACTCCTCGGTCATTTATTCTCCATTTTACCTGTCAGCTTGGAGAAAATTCTTCTCGCTCTTTGGGCCGGACTATTTTTGATTTTTGTGGCCCGCAAGGTTGTTCAACCCATTCCACCCGATATTGGCGATAAGTCGGTTTTTACCTATTTAGAACAACAGCGATCGATTTCTTCTACCTAA
- a CDS encoding DUF6398 domain-containing protein has translation MTKPTSEKVPQPMQAKFEEITKLTNDFCADYLNQEYAELSRQLAAALCRKRPSPLSKGQAKGWACGIIHALGMANFLFDPSQTPHIKATEIYRIFGISESTGQAKSKQIRDLMDIHQMDRHWCLPSRMDDNLMIWMVMVNGFIMDIRSAPREIQEEALRKGLIPYLPKQKG, from the coding sequence ATGACCAAACCAACTAGCGAAAAAGTCCCCCAGCCAATGCAGGCAAAGTTTGAGGAAATTACCAAACTGACGAATGATTTCTGTGCGGATTATCTTAACCAGGAATATGCAGAACTGTCTCGTCAATTGGCAGCGGCTCTCTGTCGAAAACGACCTTCACCCTTGAGTAAAGGACAGGCAAAAGGTTGGGCTTGTGGTATTATTCATGCTCTTGGTATGGCAAATTTTCTGTTTGATCCTTCCCAGACCCCCCATATTAAGGCGACGGAAATTTATCGGATTTTTGGTATTTCTGAAAGTACCGGCCAGGCGAAGTCGAAACAGATTCGAGATTTGATGGATATTCACCAGATGGATCGTCATTGGTGTTTACCGAGTCGTATGGATGACAATCTAATGATCTGGATGGTCATGGTCAATGGTTTTATTATGGATATTCGTTCTGCTCCCCGTGAGATTCAAGAGGAGGCGTTACGCAAAGGATTGATTCCCTATTTGCCTAAACAAAAAGGCTAA
- a CDS encoding DUF4160 domain-containing protein, which yields MPTLLTVGPYRFFCYAGDQNEPPHIHIERDKSLAKFWLQPVRLQNNQGFSRVEINRVQKLVETHQEQLLRGWHDFFND from the coding sequence ATGCCCACCCTGTTAACCGTTGGCCCATACCGATTTTTTTGCTATGCAGGGGATCAAAATGAGCCTCCCCATATTCATATTGAACGGGATAAATCCCTCGCTAAATTTTGGCTTCAACCTGTCCGTCTTCAAAATAATCAAGGATTTAGCCGTGTGGAAATTAACCGCGTTCAAAAATTAGTTGAAACCCATCAAGAACAATTACTAAGAGGCTGGCATGACTTCTTCAACGATTGA